The genomic segment GCGGAAGCGGTGAGCAGAAGATCCTGAGGCCGGTGGCCCAGTACGCGCACGCCTGCAACCTGACCGTCCCCACCCCTGCCGAAGTCGCACAGGCTCGATGTGCCGAGCCGTCACCTCGACGACGTCGGCCGGGACTACACACAGATCCGAAAGTGGCCATGTACTCCGGGGAAGCGACATCGGCGGCTTCGCCAGGGCGATGGCCGACCATGCCGAACTCGGCATCGAAACCGTGATCGCTTCTGTTCCGCTCGCCGGTCGGCCCGGTGGATCGACGACCGCGCCGCGCCCGCAGCGCGGCGGCTGGCCCACCTCGACTGACGGAAGCCGTGTCTGACCGGTCGAGGCCGATCCATGGTCAGGGCGGACAAAGCCACCCGAGCCCTGGGCACAGGCTCGGCCCCGGTGGACAGCGCGCCTGGGCCTCCGTTTTCCCGCCTGCCCGCCGCACCACTCACCGCTCACCACTCACCACAGGGAGAAAGATGCCTGATCAGCAGTCGCACAACAGCCGCTACCGAGTCGCGCAATGGGCAACGGGCAACATCGGGACGCGAGCCCTTCGATGCGTCCTGGAGCACCCGCAGTACGACCTGGTCGGCGTGTATGTGCACTCCGACGCGAAGGTCGGTCGCGATGCCGGTGAGCTGTGCGGCACCGAGCCGACCGGCGTCCGTGCCACCGGGGATATCGAGGACATCCTTGCCGCCGAACCGAACTGCGTGCTCTACATGCCGGCACCTGAAGGCGTCAAGATCGACGATATGTGCCGGCTCCTCGAGTCGGGGGCCAACATCGTCACGTCCGTCACCGCGTCCGACCTCACCCCTGACGCGCAGCAACAGATCGAGGCAGCGTGCCGGCGCGGTGGGGCGTCGCTCTACGCCACGGGTTCGAGCCCGGGTTGGATCACCGAAGTTCTCCCTCTCGCGGTGACCGCCCTCCAGCGTCGGCTCGATCGCCTGACGATCGAGGAGTTCGCCGACATGTCGACGCGCGACTCGCCGGAACTGCTCTCCCAGATGTTCGGCGGCGATCCCGCGGCGATGGACCTCACCTACTTGACCGCCCGCCTCAAGGACGGATTCGGCAACTCGCTGCGCCAACTCGCCGACGGGCACTCAACACCTCTTGATGACATCACCACGACGGCGTCAGTGGCTGTCGCGGCGAAGACAGTGAAAGTCGGCTCGGTGGCGATCGAGGCCGGCACGGTCGCCGCGTGGCGGTTCGAGGTCACCGGGCTGCGGGACGGCAAGCCGTTCATGGTGATCCGGCCGACCTGGTACGTGACCAGGGACCTCGAACCGGCCTGGGAGGTGCGAGACAGCGGCTGGCGCGTCGTCGTCGAGGGCGACGCCCCGCTCGCCATCGACATCCGCGTCGCCACCGAGAACTCCACCGCGGTCTCACCCGGCTACACGGCCCACATCGTCGTCAACGCCGTACCCCTGGTCTGCGAGGCGCAGCCCGGCATCAGGACCACCCTCGACCTGCCGAGGATGGTCGCGAACCTGGCCTGAACACCCGCGTGCGGTCGTGCTTCACGACTATGCCTGGGGCGACGCGAGTTCGACGACGGTGATGTCGGACGGCGCGCCCACCTTGACGGGTGGGCCCCAGGCACCGGCGCCACGGCTCACGTACAGCTGGGTGTCGCCGTGGCGTTCGAGTCCGGCGACGGTGGGGTTGGCCAGCTCCGCGAGCAAGTTGCCGGGAGATCTCCGCGTGACCGCTGGCATACATCCGCACGTAGGCGAAGTCGAAGCTCTGCGCGAGTCGGCGCGCGTCGGTGAGGAACAGCGCTGTCGCCAGTCCGTCGGCGAGAGCGGCGCTGTCGGCCGCGACCCAGGTGGCGACCACCTTCCGGGCGGGGCGACCGGTGCGCGCGTCGAGCAGGTGGTGCAGCCCGTCGCCCCAGGTGCGGGCACCGACCCCGGAGGCGCACAACGCACGGCCCCGCACGTTCGCCACGCCGATCACGAGCTGCGGGTCGAACGGATACTCAAGGCCGACTCGGATGGCGCGTTCCCTCACATGGCGCAGATCGCCACCGGCGTCGACGACGAAGCGGGCTATCCCGGCTTCCCGCAGGATCGCCGAGACGATGTCCACGAGGTAGCCCTCGCCCACCGCTCCCACGTCGATCACGACCGGCCGCCGGGTGAGCAGCGTCCTGCCGTCCCTTACGATGTCCGCCGCCCGGGTCGCCCGGCCCCGGGCGCGCTCCTCGGCCCGGACCGCGTCCGGGACCGGCATGAGGGAGTACGAGGCGTCGTACCCGAGGAGTTCGAGATCACGGCCGACAAACGGGTCAACCGCACCGCCGGTCGCGGTGACGAGGCGGTCATAGAGGTCGAACAGGGTGAGTGAGTCCTCCGGGAACTCGAACCGGCCCCCTGTCGAAGCGGTCGCGATCCGGGACACGAGCGAGTCGGGACGGAAGCGCGAGTACGTGGCGTCGAACTGTTGGATGCGGTCCAGGAGCCGGTGGCGCAAGCTCCCGCTCAGCGGCTCGTCGGTGTCGATCTGCCAGTCGGTGCCGATGGCGTCGAACGTGAACCGGCTGTGCTCGGCTGCCGGTCCGCCCGGGGCTGCCGTCCCGGAGGCCTCGACAGGGTGGCGCGTGATGTGGTGCACGATTGCCGCTCCGCTCGGTTCGGTGGGTGACTGCTGCGGGTGCGCGTGGCCTCGGCCGGCCATCCGAAGTGAGGTGAGAGCCCCGTCGCCCCATCGAGGCAGCACGGTGGTGGCACCCCGGCCTGCCGGCCTGCCTGGGACGACGTCAGTCCAGCTCAGCGCCGCCGTTGACGGTCCGGGCGCTCTGCGCGAGGCCGAACGGGCCGTAGGGGTAAGGCGCCGGGCCAGGATCGCTGGCCTTGTCGAGGAAGGCCACAGCGCCCACGTCCAGGTGCAGGTCGGCGGCGCCGAGGTTGTCGGTCAGCTGCTTCATGTCACGGGCACCGATGATGACCGAGGTGACTTCGTCCCGGTCGGCGACCCAGCTCAGCGCCACCTGGGCGGGCGAGGCGCCGGTCTTCTCAGCGACCTGGACGACGGCGTCGGCCGCGGCCCAGGTCCGGTCGGCGTTGGCGTAGTTGGCCGAGGTGTACTGGTACAGCGGGTTGTCTCCCCCGGCCCGGGTGTCGGGCCCTGGCTGGACGCCGCGCGCGTACTTGCCCGTCAGGAAGCCGCTCGCCAGGGGCGACCAGGGGAGCACGCCGAGGCCGTTGTGCGCCGCCGCCGGTAGGACCTCCCACTCCACCTCGCGGACGGCGAGGTTGTACTGCTCCTGCAAGGTCACCGGGACCGGCCAGCCGTTCGCGCGGGCGGTGGAGACCGCGAGCTGGAGCTGCCAACCGGTGAAGTTCGACAGGCCCGCGTAGCGGATCTTGCCCGCCCGGACGGCGGAGTCGAAGAACGACAGGGTTTCCTCGATCGGGGTCAGCGGGTCCCAGGCGTGCACCTGGTACAGGTCGACGCAGTCCACACCCAGTCGGCGCAGCGAGCCGTCCAGCGCCCGGGAGAGATGGCGCCGGGACAGGCCGACGTCGTTGACGTCGTCGGTGAACGGGAACCGGCCCTTGGTGGCGAGCACCACCCGGTCGGTGACCTCGCTCGGACGGCTCTCGAGCCACCGGCCGATGATCTCCTCCGTCACGCCGCGGTTATAGAGATCAGCGGTGTCGAAGAAGTTTCCGCCCGCTTCCAGGAAGGCGTCCATCTGGGCGAACGCCTCCTCCTTCGAGGTCTCGTCACCGAACGTCATGGTGCCGAGCGCGAGGTTCGACACCACCGTGCCCGTGTTGCCGAGTCGGCGGTATTCCATCGTGCGTTCTCCCTAGGAGTGGAGTGGAGTGGAGTGCGATCGTGCGAACGGGAAAGTGGCTGTATGGGAGCGGTCCGAACCCCGGGGAACGGGCCCCCGCTGTGCCGGGGGCCCGTCGTGCTCCGGCCGTCAGTGCGCGATGACCGGAACCTGGGCCTGCTCCGCGGCCTCACCTGAGGAGTCGGCCCTGCCGCGGCCGCCACCGTTGACGAGGACGAAGGCGATCAGCGCGGCCAGCGCCATGATGGCGGTGCCCCAGCCGAAGGCCACGGCGTAGCCGTGGACGGCGGCCTGCTGGGCGGCCGTCTCGGGGACGGAACCGGAGAACGCGCGTGCGGCGATCCAGCTGCTGGTGGCACTGGCGGCGATGGTGTTCAGCAGCGCGGTGCCGATGGAACCGCCGACCTGCTGCGAGACGTTGACCATCGCGGAGGCGACGCCCGCGTCCTGCGGCCGGACGCGGGAGGTGGCCAGGCTCATGCCCGGCATCGAGGCCGTACCCATGCCCAGGCCGAGCAGGATCTCGGAGGGCAGGACGTGGGTGGCGAAGGAGCTGTCCACCTCCAGCCGGGTCAGCAGCAGCATGCCGATGGCGGCCAGCAGGAAACCGGGGCCCATCAGGAATCGGGCCGGGACACGGTTGACCAGTCGGGTGCCGATCTGAGTGGAACCGATCACCAGGCAGACGACCAGGGGCAGGAAGGCGATCCCGCACAGGACCGGCGAGTAACCCTTGTTCAGCTGCAGGAAGTAGGTCAGGAACAGGAACTGACCGAACATGCCGATCATGGCCAGCCCGAGGGAGAGGTAGGCGCCCCCACGGTTGCGGTCCGTGATCACACGAAGCGGCAGGAGGGGTGCCTTGACCCGGGACTCGACCAGCGCGAACGCGGCGAGCAGGAAGACCGCGGCGACGAACATGCCCATGGTGAGGCCGGAGTCCCAGCCGTCCTGTTCCGCCCGGGCGAAGCCGTAGACCAGGGCGACGAGTCCGACGGTGGCCAGCAGGGTGCCCACGACGTCGAGCCGGTCACGGTTGCGCTGGTCCCCCCGGTCGTTGATGTAGAAGGTGGCACCGGCCGCGGCCACGACGGCGAAGACGATGTTGACGTACATGCACCAGCGCCAGTTGATGTACTCGGTGAGCACACCGCCCAGGAGCAGGCCGACCGCACCGCCGGCCGCGGCGATGGCGCCGAAGATGCCGAACGCCTTGGCGCGCTCCCTGGCCTCGGTGAACGCCACGGTGAGCAGGGACAGAGCGGCCGGGGCGAGCAGGGCGCCGAACACGCCCTGGAGGGCGCGGGAGGCGAGAAGCATGCCGAGGTTGACGGCTGCGCCGCCCAGCGCGGAGGCCAGGGCGAAGCCGGCCAGGCCCACGACGAAGGCCCGCTTGCGGCCCCACAGATCGCCGATCCGTCCGCCCAACAGCAGCAGACCGCCGAAGGCGAGGCTGTAGGCGGTGATCACCCACTGCCGGTCGCCGTCGGAGATGTTCAGGTCCGCCTGGGCGTGCGGCAGTGCGATGTTCACGACCGTCGCGTCCAGCACGACCATCAGCTGCGCTATGGCGATGACTGTCAGCGCTTTCCAGCGCCGTGGATCGACTGCCGGGGCACCGGCGGGAGTGTGACGTGCAGACATGGGAACGGCTCGGTTTCTGTGACGGATGGAACGAAGGGAAGCGCCGGACACCTCAGAGCGGGGACCACGCTGCCGGCCGCGCGGGCAAGGCCCTCTTCCACACGCGTCCAGCGTGCGGGCCGGCGGCGACATGTGGCAGGCCGGGCTGTGCCCTGGAGCCGTGTTCGGTGCTGTGGCAGGGCACCCCACGCGCCTTCCGCCCAGGTCCTGACATCCCCACACTTCGAACACATGGATCGTGAGCAGCACAGCGGCGGCACCCGCGGTACGGAGCTGGGGCGCTTCCTGCGCGCCTGCCGTGCCCGGCTGATGCCCGAAGAGGTGGGCCTGGTGGCCGGCGGTGGGCGACGCCGGACTCCCGGACTGCGCCGGGAGGAGCTGGCCACTCTCGCCGGCGTCAGCATCGACTACTACGCGCGGCTGGAGCGCGGCACGGAGACCCGGCCCAGCCCGTCCGTGATCGACGCCTTCGCCCGCGCGCTGAAGTTGGAGGAAGACGAGCGCGATCACCTACGCGCTCTCGCCGCTCTCGCGGCCCGGTCGACGCCCGAGCCGCCGTCGGCGCCCAACCGCACCGTGCGGCCCGGCGTCAAGCTGCTGCTGGAGAGTCTGCGCCCCTACCCCGCGCACGTGTTCAGCCGTACCGGCGACGTGCTGGCGTACAACCCGGGCGGGCTGCGGCTGCTCGCCGGCCTGGACGACTGGCCGGCGAAGCAGCGCAACATCGCCCGCTACGTCTTCCTGCACCCCGCCGCCCGAGGCCTGTTCGACGACTGGCACATCCAGGTCCGCACCTGCGTCAACGGACTGCGCGCCCTGGCCGGCAGGGAGCCGGACGCACCCGACCTGACGCAACTCGTCGGCGAACTCCTGCTCAAAAGCCCCGAGTTCGCGCGCCTGTGGGAGCGCTACGACGTCAAGGGCCACACCTACGGTCGCAAGACCTTCCACCACCCCGAGGTCGGGGACCTCACCTTGGGCTACCAGACCATGCAACTGCTGGGCACCCCGGACCAGTGCATGGTCGTGTACCACGCCGAGTCCGGAACACCCGAACACGACGCGCTGACTCTGCTCGACTTGGCCGCGGCCGAGGCCGAGCACACGCCGAGGCTCTCGCCCGACAGCCAAACCATCGAGAACGCGTGACGGACGGCTGAAAAACCCGGTCGTCACGACACCCGTTGTCGGTGCGACCCGAGCCGGACACCTCACCGACACTGTCACGGCCATCGACATCGTCCTTACCGATGACGAGATCCGCTCCCTGGAGCAGCCGTACGCCACGCGCATGCCCACGAACTTCTGACAGCCCCGGACCCGGACCCCAGACGGATCACATGCCTCCTGACGTCACACCCACCAGCGCACATCCGCCGTCGCGCCACCCCGTCGGCGAAGGTTTCGAGCCCGAACTGGACCGGCGCGCCGAACTGCGGGAGTTCCTCCGATCCCGCCGGGCCCGTCTCGGACCCGAGGACGTGGGGTTGCCGTCATCCGGGCGACGCCGAGTGCCGGGACTGCGCCGCGAGGAGCTCGCGCAGCTGGCCGGGGTGTCCTTCGCGTACTACACCCGCCTGGAACAGGGACACGGCGACACCATGTCAGCCGAGGTACTCGACTCCGTCGCTCGCGCCCTGCGCCTGAGTGGGTACGAGCACGCGCACCTGTTTCGCCTTGCCCGGCCGGAACTTCACGGGA from the Streptomyces sp. NBC_00310 genome contains:
- a CDS encoding helix-turn-helix transcriptional regulator codes for the protein MDREQHSGGTRGTELGRFLRACRARLMPEEVGLVAGGGRRRTPGLRREELATLAGVSIDYYARLERGTETRPSPSVIDAFARALKLEEDERDHLRALAALAARSTPEPPSAPNRTVRPGVKLLLESLRPYPAHVFSRTGDVLAYNPGGLRLLAGLDDWPAKQRNIARYVFLHPAARGLFDDWHIQVRTCVNGLRALAGREPDAPDLTQLVGELLLKSPEFARLWERYDVKGHTYGRKTFHHPEVGDLTLGYQTMQLLGTPDQCMVVYHAESGTPEHDALTLLDLAAAEAEHTPRLSPDSQTIENA
- a CDS encoding NAD(P)H-dependent amine dehydrogenase family protein yields the protein MPDQQSHNSRYRVAQWATGNIGTRALRCVLEHPQYDLVGVYVHSDAKVGRDAGELCGTEPTGVRATGDIEDILAAEPNCVLYMPAPEGVKIDDMCRLLESGANIVTSVTASDLTPDAQQQIEAACRRGGASLYATGSSPGWITEVLPLAVTALQRRLDRLTIEEFADMSTRDSPELLSQMFGGDPAAMDLTYLTARLKDGFGNSLRQLADGHSTPLDDITTTASVAVAAKTVKVGSVAIEAGTVAAWRFEVTGLRDGKPFMVIRPTWYVTRDLEPAWEVRDSGWRVVVEGDAPLAIDIRVATENSTAVSPGYTAHIVVNAVPLVCEAQPGIRTTLDLPRMVANLA
- a CDS encoding MFS transporter, coding for MSARHTPAGAPAVDPRRWKALTVIAIAQLMVVLDATVVNIALPHAQADLNISDGDRQWVITAYSLAFGGLLLLGGRIGDLWGRKRAFVVGLAGFALASALGGAAVNLGMLLASRALQGVFGALLAPAALSLLTVAFTEARERAKAFGIFGAIAAAGGAVGLLLGGVLTEYINWRWCMYVNIVFAVVAAAGATFYINDRGDQRNRDRLDVVGTLLATVGLVALVYGFARAEQDGWDSGLTMGMFVAAVFLLAAFALVESRVKAPLLPLRVITDRNRGGAYLSLGLAMIGMFGQFLFLTYFLQLNKGYSPVLCGIAFLPLVVCLVIGSTQIGTRLVNRVPARFLMGPGFLLAAIGMLLLTRLEVDSSFATHVLPSEILLGLGMGTASMPGMSLATSRVRPQDAGVASAMVNVSQQVGGSIGTALLNTIAASATSSWIAARAFSGSVPETAAQQAAVHGYAVAFGWGTAIMALAALIAFVLVNGGGRGRADSSGEAAEQAQVPVIAH
- a CDS encoding aldo/keto reductase; this translates as MEYRRLGNTGTVVSNLALGTMTFGDETSKEEAFAQMDAFLEAGGNFFDTADLYNRGVTEEIIGRWLESRPSEVTDRVVLATKGRFPFTDDVNDVGLSRRHLSRALDGSLRRLGVDCVDLYQVHAWDPLTPIEETLSFFDSAVRAGKIRYAGLSNFTGWQLQLAVSTARANGWPVPVTLQEQYNLAVREVEWEVLPAAAHNGLGVLPWSPLASGFLTGKYARGVQPGPDTRAGGDNPLYQYTSANYANADRTWAAADAVVQVAEKTGASPAQVALSWVADRDEVTSVIIGARDMKQLTDNLGAADLHLDVGAVAFLDKASDPGPAPYPYGPFGLAQSARTVNGGAELD